Genomic window (Bradyrhizobium sp. 186):
GCCATTTCGGCTCAATCTAGTGTGCCAGTCGTTTCCCTGGCCAAGCCCTTGCCATCGTTTCTCCTTCGCTAGCTCCCGCAGCTTGCGCAATAGAGGTCGACGAGCGCTGTCACTGACCACCTGCAATGTGCTGTGACGTCCCTGGAACTTAAATTCGTCCTCTGTCCGATCGTTCACCTTGTAGCCCGCTCTGCTACACCGATGATAAAGGCAATATCGAATGTCGATCAGCTCCTCAAAGCTGAGAGGAGCATTGCTCGACAACCAGAGGCAAACGTCAGTAGCAGGTACAAACTTGCGCTTTCGTTCTCGTCCAGTGTTTTGTGGTTTCTTCTCTTTGGTCGGCTGGTTGGACGTCTCAAAATCATGACGGTCCAATATGACACTCATAAATAACTCTCCGTTTGCAGCGGAATGCTGCATGAGTTATTTATCCCGCCTTTTAAACTACGCTCGCCCTCGCTGTGCGTTGCTGCGAGGCTGCATGTTCATCAGTTTAGCTTGAAGAGGGTCTGTCCTAAACGCTCCTTCAGTGTCTCAAGTAAGGACATTCTGGTGCTGGGTGTTGGCTGTTGTGCGATGTAGGTCGGAGCCGGCGCAATATTCAGCGGTGGCGCGGCACGATGCGCCACAACCTTCTTTGCAGCTTCACGTTTGGCAACATGCTTCGCCTTCGCAACATCGACAACAGGCTTAGGCGTAGTGGATTGTGGGCCGACTTCCACTCCTGCAAATGCGTCCTGTAATCGATGTTGGGCAGGTGCCACCGTAATCGCTGGCGGAGCGAAGTCCTCGCTCTGCAGCGGCACGATCGTCGGCAGATTCGTGTCTATGACCACTCGTTCAGGCGGATGCTCGACCGAACTGATTCTGATCCTTTTCCGTTCTGCGACGTCACTGACCAGGTCTGGTCCCGGCCGGGGGAACGTACGCATACGACGAAGACCGCCTGATTGAGACATGCGCGCGGGCACGGCGAGCTCTATGATGGCGTTGCGTGAAGGTCAGGCGGCCTGCTGATCGGCGGGCTTGTCGGCTTGGCGCAGGAGCTTCCATTCCCAGGGCAGCAGTTCGTGCAGACGCGACGCGGGAAGATCGGCGATACGGGCGAGGACGTCGGCGAGCCAGGCCTTGGGATCGACGTCGTTGAGGCGACAGGTCGTGATCATCGTCAGCATGATGGCGGCACGGTCGGCACCGCGCTGGCTGCCGGCGAAGGTCCAGTTGCGCCTTCCCAATGCGATGCCCCTCAATGCGCGCTCAGCACAATTGTTGGTCAAGCAGATCCTGCCATCGTCGAGGAAGCGGGCGAAGTCGTCCCAGCGCCTGAGCATGTAGTTCATAGGCTTCAGGACCTCGGAGGAGCGCGAGAGGGTTTCGCGCTCGCGGAGCAACCAGGCGTGCATGTCGTCGAGAAGTGGTTTGCTCCTCTCCTGGCGCACGGCACGCCGCTCGTCGGCGCTGCGGCCATTGATGGCGCGTTCGATCTCGAACAACGCATCGAGGCGTCTGACCGCCTCCAGTGCGATCGGGGAGATGGGTTTGCCCTTCTGGCCTTCCCGGGCGTTTTTCTCGATGTCGGCCAGCTCGAAGAAGCCCCGCCGCGCATGGGCCAGGCAAAACGCCGGTGTGATCGGCATCGCTTTCTTTTGCGGATCGAACAACGGCTCGAAGCCGCTGTAGCAATCCGCTTGCAGGATGCCGGCGAAGGCGGCCAGATGCTTCTGCGGGTGCTCACCTCGCCGGTCGCTCGAGGCGTAATAGACCGCCGCCGGCGGCGCAGGCCCGGCGAAGGGCCGGTCATCGCGCACATAAGTCCAGATCCGCCCGGTTGTGCACTTGCTCTTGGCCAGGATGCGGATGGTGGTGTCGTCGCCATGCAGGCGCTCGGCCGCGAGTACATGGCGCTCGATCAGGTGGAAGAGCGGCATCACGGCGAAGGTCCCGTGACCGACCTGATCGGCCAGGGTCGACAACGGCAAGTCGATCCCCTCGCACTTAAAGCGCGCACTCTGGCGATTGAGCGGGATATGCATACCGAACTTGTCGAACAGGATCGTCGCCAGCAATTGCGGGCCGATGAAGCCGCGCGGCGTGGCATGGAACGGCGCCGGCGGCTGGCTGATCTTCTCGCAATCGCGGCAGGTGAACTTCTCGCGTACCGTCTCGATGACCTTGAAGCAGCGCGGGATCTCCTCCAGCGTCTTGGTCACATCCTCACCGATCTTCGCCAGCCGCGATCCACCGCAGCAGGCGCAGCTCGTTGGAGCCTCAATGACGACGCGCTCGCGTTCGATGTCATCCGGCCATGGCTTGCGCACCGGCCGCTTGCGCGTGAAGGCGCGTACGCTCTGCGCCTTTGCCGCCGCGGCCTGCGCGGCGAGCTCATCCTCGCTCGCCGTGGTGACGAGTTCTTCAAGTTCCAATTCCAACTGCTCGATCAGCCGCGCCGTGCGCTCGGAACGCGGCCCGTACAGTTCGCGTTTGAGCTTCTCGATCCGCAGCTCGAGATGCGCGATCAGCGCCTCATTGTCCGACAGCTTCGCCCGCGCGTTGGCCGCTTCGGCTTGCCAATTGATGGCTTCGGCCTGTATCCGGCTGACCTTCGCCGCGGCCGCATCGCGTTCGACCTCGACCCTCAGCCGCGCGTCGCGTTCAGCCCGCAACGCCTCACGTTCGATCAACAGCGCCGCCTGGGCGCTGGCGAGATCCGAAGGAAGGTCATCCGGCTTCAAACTCATGAAGCCAGTGAATCAGATTTCCCGGTAGGTTCAATCGCAGAATGCTATCCAACTCGCGTTGGACGCAAAGTTTCTTGAGGATTCCGCCAGTCGATCCCAGATAGCAGGTAAGAAAGCTGCGCCGGAGAGATCGTCACGGCTTCACCGGCAGCCGAAGGCCAGATGAATCTTCCTCTTTCGAGTCTTTTTGTAAACAGGCACGCTCCCTGAGAATCGTGCCAGATGATTTTTATCAGATCTGAACGGCGCCCCCTGAAGCAAAACAAATGACCCCCCAGTGGGTCATGCTTCAAGACCTCCTGCACCTGCAAAGCCAGGCTCGGAAAGCCGCGCCGCATATCGGTATGGCCCGTCGCCAGCCATACCCGCACGCCAGAGGGGATCGGAATCATCGCAGCGCCTTCAACACCGCCGACACCAGCAAGGGCGGCGCCGACCCGCAAATCCTGATCCGTCCGCTCCCCGTCAATTCCACCACGATCACTTCACCGGACGGTGCCGCTTCCTTGATCGGCTCCGCTTCCATCGCCGCTTCCACAAAGCCCTGGTCAGCAAGGTCCTGGCGAAGCCGACGCCGCCAGGTGTAAATCAGCCCCGTTGAAATATCGTGATCCCGCGCAACCTGCGCCACACACGATCCCGGCGCAAAGGCCTCCGCAACGATCCGGCACCGCTCATCCTCGCTCCAACGCCGCCGGCGTTCCGGCCCCGTCAGCACCGAAATCTGACCCATCAATCGCTCTTAAGCTCGCTCTTAAACACGTGCTTATGAGTGCTCAATCCGCCTCTCAGAACAAGGCGGCCTTCATCGTGGGCGTACGGGGGAACCACCAGCCTGCTCCGATCAGCAATAGGGCGAGAGCACTGCCGACGAACCCGAAGTATCTCATCAAAGGCATAGGCCGCCTCCGCTTTGAGGACGACCATGAGACCGGGATTGTTAGCAGAAAGCTAAAGATAGATTAAAGTAGAAAACGTGGTTATCGGCGGTGCTGCGACGCAGAAGCTGAGCGACCACGTGACGTGGTGGTGGACTTTCGTCCTACACGTCACGACTTAGAAGCGGCTGTTCTAGCAGGTTGTTGACATTCAAGTCGCTTCCGACGCCGTCTCGGTGCGGCGCATGTAGGGATGGCAAGGCTAGCTATAGAGCGCCCTCGGCCACATTTTGTCGCCGGCAATAGCTCCTCTCGCCTGTGCAAATTCGATGAGGACGGCGATCTTTTTGCGAGTTGGAGGATCTTTTCCACGTCCGAATCTAGCTCAACTGTCTGGTACGACGTTGATCGGCCCGCTGAATGTATTAGGACCCTGACGTTCCTTTTATACATTCGCCTCGCCAGCATTGGATAGACAACCTCCAGTAAGGGACCACGCTCTCCATAGTATCGGAAATGATCGAAAGTAACTCGAGGGCTGCGTGGTTTCGTAGGATCGTCAAATACCTTGTGCGGCCCGATTCCAATCCACGTGAGTTTCCCGGCTATGCGGTTGCGATTGGGTTCCGGTCCAATTCCACCAATTCCGATGACTGCGTCATAGGCCCAGCCTCGAACTGTTCCCATGCAGTTGTGATTACCGAACAGTCCTCGTACAGGATCAGGGTCTCCAGAATGCGTTCTTTTATAAATGAGAGTTCGAATGGTTTTCATCAACTGCTGGCTGAATTGTTCGAAGCCACCTTCTCGGCTCCTCTTCATCACCAATGTTTGCAACGAACTCTTGTCCACGTGCGGCGCTACGGAGCTCGTGATCGCCGATCCAGCGATCGGGATTTGAGTGATAGGTTAGGCCTGCACCTTTGAGCCAAGCCGGGATATGCCAAACGGACGGAAGCGAGTGTGGCCTTGTCAGTCGCAAAAAAGGATGCGCATGCCCTGCCTTTGCTCCTGCTCCTACATAAATCGTGTTGTTCCTATTCCACTCACCTATCGTGTGAGGATGTCTCCGGTCGAAGCCGACAGGACTGTCGATCTCGGACGGCCTCTGGCCAACCAGATAGACCTCATTGACTTCCAAGTACCCAAAGATTCTATGATGTCGGTCACGGCCTTCATGAGAGGCGAACAGGCCGAAGAAGAGAAACACATCACCAATGCCTACACCGTTTCGTTCGAGATGCGATTGTGCTGCGCCTGTTTGGCCGAATGCCCAGCGGCCGTCCTGAAATACCGGGTCTTCGTGGCACAGGTCATCGGCTACAATTCGCCCTTTTGTCATCTTCTCAACGAGTTCGCCCATTCCCAAGGCACGATAGGTGGTAGTTGACCGGTGTCGTGTTGGAATAGGAAGGCTCATTGGCACACCCTCAATAATGGGAGACGGCGCCTTCCCAGACGAGCCATCGAATCCTTTTCTGCTAAAAATCAATCTCATCGTGTGACGGCCCGGTCGAGAAGTGGCTCGTAACTATTCCTGGTCATTGCCTACGGCGATCGAGCTATCGACCATTTCATCCAAAGCACGGAGCCGCTGCGTGAAGACACGCCGAAAAGTTTTGACCTGATCGGCATACCAACGAAACTGGTCAGCCCATGTGCTGCGATCCGCCATATCAATTTCATCTCGGTACAGAGCTATCCTCGACGATTTCCGCCCAGGCATTTCATCCCAAGTAAGGGGGACACCGTAGTCCTTCGTGATCTCCCCTTCGCTACACTGTAAGGCTCTGAATGCCGCTTTGTCGGGTCCATTGATGACGAGCTCGACACGTATCCGTCGCTGCTCGCGTTGGAATGCCGTATTCAAGTAAAATCCACCCCGGCCGACTCCGAACGTCAACCATTGCTGCGGGAGCGGCTTCGGCGGCCTGATGGTTCTTTCATTCTGAACCAGATAATCATGCAAGCCGCTCCAGTAGTCGAGATATAACTGCCGAAGTGGATTTGGGGTCGCGCCCTCAATGCTCTTGATCCGACTGCCGACCCCTCGACTCCAATCGTTTGGCTTCGCTACCACGTTGAAGTGCGGTGCTAACGCCGAATCGTTGATCTGAAAGACCTCAATCTCCACTCCAAAGAAAGAGAAGCGGTCCACAGTGTTTGCATTCAGCCAATCTATTGCGGCGCGATGCTCTTCTAAAAATTGTCGTGCGATCCAGACGACCGTCGCGGCCTCTTCTAAGCCGGCCAAATAAGTGAGAATTTGTCCCAAATGCCTGTGATCGGTTGCCTCAATCTGATTTTCGATTAGGACAAGCCCGTCCGTATCCCTAGCGACGATGTCGGCAGAAAATCGACCAACGTCGTGCTCTGTAGCCTCCAGAGTGAGCTGCTCCAGGTATAACGCTTCTGCGAGCAACTGCAGATTCTCTGGGCGAGCGAGCCATGGGGTAAAGTCACCGGCTTCTCGTTCCCAAACTTCTCTGAGGTTGCTCTTTCGGATCAATCGACCGAACGAAACCGTGTTGCCCATGACCCACTCTTCCAAGTTGTGCTCCGCAGACCTATTGCTTGAGACAATGGTCGAGTGCTGGATGCTCCTCAGGCCAAAGCCTATGAAGGGGGAAGTTAAGCACCCATTGCAACTTGTCGGCGACCCTAAGTGATGGTTACCGTCGATTTACGTATGGGTTGCGGATGGGTTAGTTCGATGGGAGGCTGACAGGGACCGCAAAGTTGGCTCAGGGTGCGGCTATTGCACTAGCGCCCGTGATTTCGACGATGCATCGTAGATTTCGATCTTTAGCATCGGATACTTGGCCAGCAACTCGGCTGCCGCTTTCATTGCGGCGTTCTCATCAACAAATTCGGTCTTGAAGCGCCCGTCGACGACGATTGCATAACCGGTGGCCGGCGCCAGGTCAGCACGCCGTGCCTGCCGTGGTTGCGGATTTTCGACGTGATGTTTTGGTTTGTTCATTGTCGGTCTATCGGAATGTGTTGCTGCGGTTGCTGAGCCCCTGGCAGTTCTCCAGATTGGACGCTTGCAGTCTGCCAACCTGCATAAGCACAGCAGAGAAGTATCGCGATCCGCAAACCGACTACCATTGCCATCCCCGTTTCTGTTACGGACGAAAGTACAAGCGACGCCTTACAAACGGCTTAGGCAAAACAGTTATCCAGACGTTTAGCGGGCTGGTGTATGAATTGAGAAGATCTAAGTTCCTGAATGCACGGTCCGGTCATTTCTGAAACTGGATCACCTCCAGTAGCAAGGCAGTGCAGAAGCAATGTAGCAACGTATAATCGCATACATCTTCTGTGCTGATAGTCGCCTAGCTTTCTCGAGCTGAGCGGGCGTCATGTGGTTAGCAATCAGATCTCGGTGCTTAGCCGCCACGCCATCGCCCTCCCCTGCGGCGAGGGCAAACCACATGTAGGCTTTCGTGTAGTTCTGCGGGACGCCTCTGCCCTCCTGATAAAGAACACCCAGATTGTCCTGCGCTACAAGGTCACCTCGATCTGCAGCTAGTAAGAACCAAAGCCCGGCCGTCTGATAATTCTGCGGCCCGCCCAAGCCGAAGGCATACATCGCTCCCAAATTGACGGCCGCCTTTGTTTCTCCTCTGTCAGCTGCGACGCTATACCAGCGTCGTGCTTTGGCGTAGTTCTTCGGACCGCCTCTACCATCATGAAAGATTCGGCCCAGATAATATGGAGCGAGAGAATTACCCTGCGAGCTCGCAACGGAATACCAACGCACCGCCTCGTCGAAATTTGTGTGAACTCCTCGACCGTCGTCGTACATCAATCCAAGTTGAACCTGAGCGGTGGGATCTCCTTGCTTAGAAAGCTCGATATACATTTGCGCCGCACTGACGAAGTCGCCCCTAACATAGGCCGCATTCGCTTGTTCGAGTGGACCTGCCGCGGCCCCCTCGATCGCCATCATCAATAGGATTGTTGACAACCACGCTCGCATAGCCACCAGGTCCTGCCGCACTAAATCAGCACAATCAAATAAGTTGCTAGCAATGCAAGGCCTGCTCCGCTGGAGGCAGAACATGCAAGGCGAGGCACAGTGATGGGCGTGACGAGACGGATGGAATTATCCCCCACAAAGGGGTGGTTCCGCAAATATCATGTTACAACCTTGTTTTGGTCGATTTCGGCTCGACCATCTGACCGAAGGCTGTATGTCGGGTTGGCGTTACGTCCATCCAACAGCAGGAGCCCAACGATGTCGACCGCTATCCTCAAGTCCCTTACGTTCGTCCCGCAGCCGAAGCCCAACTCTGATCCCCTGATTATCAAACGGGAACGCATGGTGTCCCGCTTGGAAGATCAAAAGAAGCTGCTGGCCGATCCTTCGTACCAGAGGCGCATCAAGCGCTGGGAAAAGAAGGAAGGCGGCGAGAAGGTGCTTGTTGAAAGACCGCTCCGCACGAGCAAGTGGTGGCAGCAAGACCAGACCGGCGGTTACGTAATGACCGTGAAGGTGGGATCGAAGCGCATCGAGTTTGAAAAAGGCAAGGCGGCCATTGCGGTTGGGGCGTTGGATAAATTGCCCGGCGTGATCGATGCGCTCATCAAGGCTGTGCGGTCTGGCGAACTGGACGCCCAGCTGAGTGAGGGCAAAGGGCCGAGGGCCGTACCGGCCCGCAAGGTCGCCTGATCAAGCGGTTGCGGGCTGGCGCTGCTATGCGCCAACCACGCTCTACACTGACCTGCCATCTGTCACGATTTTTGCAAACGCTGCTTCTATCCTCTGCACCTCGGCGGGTGAAAGTTCGTACATCGTATAAACTAGCTGGTCGATATCGTTATCCAAACCTCCTGCCTTATTGCTAAAAAATTCAGCTTGCGACGGGGTAGTCGCTGCCTGCGCAGAAGCCATTGTTGTCCTGAGAGCTCGGACCTTCTTCGCTATCTCGTTCGCGAGCGATTCTTGTTCCTGTGTTGCGGGACCAACGAATGGAAATTGCTTGCACTCTTTTATGAGAATTTTTTGGAAGCGCATCTTAAATTCGTCAAGGAACGTCTTGCGGTGATAGAAGCTCATAAGCTTGCTATTGAGCACTCCGGCAAGGTAGTCCAAATTCGCTCCATCTTTCGGCAGCAGCGCAAACGCATTTTGAGTGTTGTAAAACTCGTCCTCGCAAACGGCGGCCCAGATTCGAAGATCAGTCCAGTCGATTATTTGTTTCACGAGTATTCTTCGCTGAGTAAAAAAGCGCTGCTCTCGGGGCGCTCCAAGCCATGGACCATAGGAGATATACTGAATACCGTTCCATTTCACAGAATAGCGCCGGACATCGTTGCCGCTGAGCAAGGGCTTAAAGGTCTCGTCTTTTGCGACGGTTGCGTGAAACGCTTGGCTTTTGATCTGTTCCTTGGTGTGCCCTCGGTATTTATCATAGGGCGTCAGGCCCAGGCTAATTTGGACAAAGGTCTCTAACGGTACCCCACGTTGCCTTACTTTCTTGAGTAGAGAATCGTCTTCGTCCGTTGTGTTGATCGCCCACATTTTCGACCCGGCCAGGCGAGACTTGTCGAGAGTGCCGTTGACGGCGGCTTGGTCAGGAACGATTTCCTTTATTCGCTCATACCCCTTGTAAGCAACCATTCTCACGGGGCTCATCGCTGACGACGGCATGCTCGCCGTGAGAATCACGGTGTCGACCTTGACCTTACCAGCGCTTGAGCCAAACGATTCGTTGGGCAGCCTTGTGAGCCCTAGAACATTTGTGCGCCTCAGAAGCGCTCCCCTCAGGTCCGAATAGGAGCTCTGCACCAACAAAGCGGTTGGGACGATCATTGAGAAATACGCATCAGAGGACTTGAGAAGTTCGACGGACTTCTCAATAAATGTTGCAAACAGGTTTATCCGGTTGTTTGCGCAGTCATACCTGTCAAAGATGTAGTTAGCGACTTCGTCAGGCATTCCTTTTATATCGACGTAAGGCGGGTTGCCGATAACGCAATCGAAGCCGCCTTCATGCACCATGATTTGCGAGAAACCGGTCTTCCAGTCGAATGCATTAATCCGATACTTAGTTTCTTCCGGAAGGAACGAGGCTTGCTCGACTTCATAGAAGTCACTGCCGACGATGGAATTTCCGCACCTGATATTGTGAGCGAGATCAGGCAGAATGCGCTCCTGATCGCGGATCCAGTCCCTCTGCGCTATCTGCTCTGTTTCACCTTCTGTAACTTTCAAGAGCAACGATAGCTTGGTTACCTCGACAGCTTGCCGGTCAACATCTGCGCCGTAGATGTTGTTTAGAAGAATACTCTTCCGTTCCGTCGTCGTCAGACGCCATTCACCGTTTCTCGTCTTGAACAGCTTAGGTTGCGCCCCTCTTGAATAATATTCGGGGTTCTTTCGATATTGGGTCAAATACCAATCGAGCATTAGTTGATAGGCTTCGATGAGAAATGTACCGGATCCGCACGCAGGGTCCAGTATGCGTAGGGACGATGCCTTCTTTAGCGTGATGGGAGCGGGCCGATCGTCTGGCCCGTTTAGCAATCGGTGGACCGTCTGCCTTACCATATAGGACACAATGTATGCGGGAGTGTAATAGACGCCACCCGCTTTGCGGACTTCGGGTTTTTCTTCGACAACAGCTCGATGAGACTTCGTTAGCCGAATGGCCTTGCCTAAAAACTCTTCGTATACCTGTCCGAGAATATCTGCTGGAAGCACCGAAAATTCGTATGGACTCTCAGGATAGTAGAGTCCCCCAAGAATTTGACGGAGGATCTTGTCGTCGAACTGAAGTCTCGGCGTTAGTGTATCTGGGACTCCCCAGCGGTTTCTTTCAACCGCAAAGTGGAATAGACCGGAATTGTATCGAGCTTCGGCTTTTCGATACAAATCGAGTAAGCCTCCATAGGTATCAGGTCGTTCTCTGAGATCTCGGAGACGACCGTAATCTTCGATCCCACGATCTTCGCAGATCCTCAGGAACACTATGCGATCGATCGTCATCTGGACCGCATAGTTCAAATCTGTCTCGTTGATCGATGGATTCCTCAGCGCAAAGTTTTTTGCGAGAAGCAATCGCCACTCCTCAATTTCGGAGAGGAATGCGGAATCCACTTCAAGGGTGCCTCGTTTGGCCTTGGCCGTAGTGGCATACCGATCGAACGAGCCTCTTAGGATTGCCTCCTTAGAAAATACCTCGTCAATCTCACTCCAACGATTGAGATAGTCCTGAGTATTTAAGTACAACACTCGCGCGACCGAGGCATCATCGTCCTTATTCGGACGCAACCTAGTATCGTAGACTGCGAATTCCTCGAAGTCAGTCAGGACTGAAAGAGGGAGCTTAGCGGACCATCCGTATCTGCGGAGCTGAAAGGCAGCTTCTTGATCAGTCTTCACTTTGACGGCGGGCTTCTTGGCTTCCACAAAAAACTTGCGAACGCCTCCTATGCGAAAGCAATAGTCGGGAGCCTTTGTGTTTCCGCCGATCTTGATCGCATCTTCATGGATAACGTCCTTGTAGGCCTCCGCATGACCACTAGTGTTATCTACGTCCCAACCAAGTAGCCTGAAAAGCGGATCAACAAATTCTCTTCGTACCTGAGTTTCATTGTAATGACTCGATAGATAGCTATCGCGATTGCGTTCAAAGCGACCGATTAGCTCGGTCAGTTGGCGAGCCGTATCCAAGATGCACCCCTTCAAGTCCGCTGCCTAAAGCATTACCTCATGATTTCGTTCGACCTTTACGCCCTGTGACGGGTCGGAGGCAACGGTCCCGCGCTTCACTTTAAGTCGGCCGTCCTTGTGCTAGATCGCTTCACAGCCCTCGGTGCGTAGACTTCAGGCGAGGCCGCCGGGGAGTCGAGGTGTTCTTCGTTTACCCGCCTATGCGACCCTTCGTCTATTTTTTCGCTCTGGATTTGCGAGAGGGTCCTTTCTATTACGGTTTTCTTTGACAATTCGATGGGCGATTCTCCGATCGTTTTTCATGTCGGCCTACCGAAACGGAACTAGTTACTTGACTGCGCGAGTACGTTCAGTTTTTCGAAGAAAATGCGGTTGCGCTTGCGTGCGTCCTGCAACAGCTTGTCGTAGCTGCTGACCTCGTAGTAGATCCCGAACGTCTTCTGGAACCCGTAGTAACCCTGGCCGTCTGGCGTGGGATACGCATCGTTCGTCTCAAGGATGTCCTTGAGGCTCGGGGTGATGTCGGCGATGATGTAGCAATATGCGGGAATCTTATCGTTTGCGGCTGGAATCGGCCGCCCTCTTTGATTTTTGAACTTCCCGCTTCGAATAACTTTTACAAGATCGAAGCACTGATTGACCGGGTTATCGGCCAGTGTGTAGTCGTTTCGCATCGGGCGCTTGAACTCGACGAGGGTAAGCGAAGTGACCGGCGAGTCTGTGCCTGCTCTTTCCCCTTCTCCGTAGATCATTTTCTGATCAAATATAAATAGGTCGGGTCGCTTTAGCGATTCTATTTCGACACGGTCCAACGTGGAGAGAGTAGGATCGGACGAAATGAAGGAATGGTAGGTCAGGCGCTCGTCGATCATCCATAAGTTCTGTTCGGGATACGGCAACTCGTCCGACGTATGCTTCATCGGATAGATCAGTTGATGGACAACGCTTTCGAGCGGAAATTTGTCGGCTGCTTCGGCACGGCCGATAGCACGTTCCAGAAAGTCGAGAATGATTCGGCGATGTGCAACGTACTGGGCGAGGGCCGAAGCTCCAATTTCGTTGTAGTCCTCCATGAACTCAGCGAACCGCTTCTTGTACTCCTCGTAGTCACCAACCTTTTCAGCTTCCTTGATGATGCGACCGCTCTCCTGCCGCATTCGCGTTTCGCGCTGATACAGTTCGTGGTGAAGGGCGGCTTCGATCTCTGGCTTTGTTGCTTCGGGCGGAATTTTTGCGATGAATTCGCCGCTGTATTTCATGAGGATCTTATATTGGGGCGCCTCCGACTGAACGTATGCCTGTACCCGCTCCTCCTTTAGATCATTGATGGTCTTCATTGGTTCTGCCAATTCTTGCTGAATCAGGCGAACACATTCATTTCGGATATCAGCACGTTTGATCTCGTCACTTCCGAATAGCGGTACCTCGTCCTCTGCATCTTCAGACGCGAAGTCAAAGTCCGTGCGAGCGGCGTTCACCCGCTGCGTCAGGTACGAACCTTGGACAATTCCAAGATAAACAAAGGACGTGCCATCGGGTTGATGAATACGACCGCTAAGGTTGGGGATAAAATCTTCCAGCTTGTCGCTTACAACTCCGCGCTGGTTGGCCGCATAGATGAGTTTGTTCTTCGACACCTTGGGTGTCGAAAGACGGAATCCGGTCAGGGTAAAATCCGACAGCCCAATTTTGAAAGGAGCTGTGGTTGCGAGGCTTCTGAAGTTCTTTTCAAATACGTCGTTCGCTGAGGTGATAAGGCCGTGATCTTCAATCGTGACGTTGGGGCAGTTCGGTTCA
Coding sequences:
- a CDS encoding ATP-binding protein, which produces MNSFQAIRDAKRKQGEGRIRIQIEREASLLPDEVASVRSFTITDNGIGLNDLNIDSFNESYSEHKLSLGGKGLGRFTWLKAFERVEIESTFTEADVKDDHLRRSFVFDENYEPDNASPLPVSRDTATGTTIKLVGFREPYKSACPKTTDQIVQRIVEHFLLIFLEPNCPNVTIEDHGLITSANDVFEKNFRSLATTAPFKIGLSDFTLTGFRLSTPKVSKNKLIYAANQRGVVSDKLEDFIPNLSGRIHQPDGTSFVYLGIVQGSYLTQRVNAARTDFDFASEDAEDEVPLFGSDEIKRADIRNECVRLIQQELAEPMKTINDLKEERVQAYVQSEAPQYKILMKYSGEFIAKIPPEATKPEIEAALHHELYQRETRMRQESGRIIKEAEKVGDYEEYKKRFAEFMEDYNEIGASALAQYVAHRRIILDFLERAIGRAEAADKFPLESVVHQLIYPMKHTSDELPYPEQNLWMIDERLTYHSFISSDPTLSTLDRVEIESLKRPDLFIFDQKMIYGEGERAGTDSPVTSLTLVEFKRPMRNDYTLADNPVNQCFDLVKVIRSGKFKNQRGRPIPAANDKIPAYCYIIADITPSLKDILETNDAYPTPDGQGYYGFQKTFGIYYEVSSYDKLLQDARKRNRIFFEKLNVLAQSSN
- a CDS encoding TaqI-like C-terminal specificity domain-containing protein, whose translation is MDTARQLTELIGRFERNRDSYLSSHYNETQVRREFVDPLFRLLGWDVDNTSGHAEAYKDVIHEDAIKIGGNTKAPDYCFRIGGVRKFFVEAKKPAVKVKTDQEAAFQLRRYGWSAKLPLSVLTDFEEFAVYDTRLRPNKDDDASVARVLYLNTQDYLNRWSEIDEVFSKEAILRGSFDRYATTAKAKRGTLEVDSAFLSEIEEWRLLLAKNFALRNPSINETDLNYAVQMTIDRIVFLRICEDRGIEDYGRLRDLRERPDTYGGLLDLYRKAEARYNSGLFHFAVERNRWGVPDTLTPRLQFDDKILRQILGGLYYPESPYEFSVLPADILGQVYEEFLGKAIRLTKSHRAVVEEKPEVRKAGGVYYTPAYIVSYMVRQTVHRLLNGPDDRPAPITLKKASSLRILDPACGSGTFLIEAYQLMLDWYLTQYRKNPEYYSRGAQPKLFKTRNGEWRLTTTERKSILLNNIYGADVDRQAVEVTKLSLLLKVTEGETEQIAQRDWIRDQERILPDLAHNIRCGNSIVGSDFYEVEQASFLPEETKYRINAFDWKTGFSQIMVHEGGFDCVIGNPPYVDIKGMPDEVANYIFDRYDCANNRINLFATFIEKSVELLKSSDAYFSMIVPTALLVQSSYSDLRGALLRRTNVLGLTRLPNESFGSSAGKVKVDTVILTASMPSSAMSPVRMVAYKGYERIKEIVPDQAAVNGTLDKSRLAGSKMWAINTTDEDDSLLKKVRQRGVPLETFVQISLGLTPYDKYRGHTKEQIKSQAFHATVAKDETFKPLLSGNDVRRYSVKWNGIQYISYGPWLGAPREQRFFTQRRILVKQIIDWTDLRIWAAVCEDEFYNTQNAFALLPKDGANLDYLAGVLNSKLMSFYHRKTFLDEFKMRFQKILIKECKQFPFVGPATQEQESLANEIAKKVRALRTTMASAQAATTPSQAEFFSNKAGGLDNDIDQLVYTMYELSPAEVQRIEAAFAKIVTDGRSV